In Leptospira langatensis, a single window of DNA contains:
- a CDS encoding ABC transporter permease subunit → MNSLFQRRFEKFKANRKAWISLWILGLSYGISLFAPLLVNNQPWIVSYSGSWKFPIFFYYTDKDFGGTELSPTNYKRLATREDFQNGSNWVLFPPVSYGYNEDSLETMEKDDNPPSAPNAKHWLGTDDRGRDVFTRIFYAYRNSLSFGLILVFIEFLFGTMIGGIQGYYGKRTDIILQRFIEVLSAIPFLYLILIMGSFFGRGFIVLGVTYSALSWIGISMYMRGEFYRSKTLTYVDAARALGVSSWKIMRNHILPNALTPLVTFLPFTLIGAISILSALDFLGYGIPAPNPSWGEMISQGRENIRAWWLIGFPSLALALTILLSSFVGEGIRDSFDSKDKVVYE, encoded by the coding sequence ATGAACTCCTTATTCCAAAGAAGATTCGAAAAATTTAAAGCAAATAGGAAGGCATGGATCTCTCTTTGGATCCTTGGCCTTTCCTATGGGATCTCGTTGTTCGCTCCCCTTCTGGTCAATAACCAACCATGGATCGTTTCCTATTCAGGTTCTTGGAAATTCCCCATCTTCTTTTATTATACGGATAAGGATTTCGGAGGCACGGAGCTTTCTCCTACGAATTATAAAAGGCTCGCGACTAGGGAAGATTTTCAAAACGGAAGCAATTGGGTCCTCTTTCCACCAGTATCTTACGGTTATAACGAAGATAGTTTGGAAACTATGGAGAAGGACGATAATCCTCCTTCTGCTCCGAACGCAAAGCATTGGTTGGGAACGGACGACCGAGGAAGAGATGTATTCACTCGTATCTTTTATGCGTACAGGAACTCTCTTAGCTTCGGTTTAATACTCGTATTCATAGAATTCCTTTTCGGGACCATGATAGGCGGGATCCAAGGATACTACGGAAAAAGGACCGATATCATCTTACAAAGATTCATAGAGGTCCTCTCTGCCATTCCCTTCTTATATTTGATATTAATCATGGGCTCCTTCTTCGGAAGAGGATTCATCGTTTTGGGAGTCACTTACTCCGCATTGAGTTGGATCGGTATCAGTATGTACATGCGCGGGGAATTTTATAGATCCAAGACGCTTACCTATGTGGACGCAGCAAGAGCCTTAGGAGTTAGCTCTTGGAAGATCATGAGGAATCATATCCTTCCAAATGCTCTGACTCCTTTAGTTACGTTCCTACCGTTCACTTTGATCGGAGCTATTTCCATCTTAAGCGCGTTAGACTTCTTAGGATATGGGATTCCGGCCCCAAATCCTTCTTGGGGAGAGATGATAAGCCAAGGAAGAGAGAATATCAGAGCCTGGTGGTTGATCGGATTTCCTTCTTTGGCTTTGGCTCTAACTATCTTATTATCTTCCTTTGTAGGAGAAGGAATACGGGATTCTTTCGATTCCAAGGACAAGGTAGTGTACGAATGA
- a CDS encoding ABC transporter ATP-binding protein, protein MLEIKNLHVSYGKETFFGREKSSLKAVEDVSLELEQGETFSLVGESGCGKSTLGRAVLRLLKPDSGSIFFQGQEILGLKEKDFLHFRKKIQIVFQDPYSSLNPRRNIKDILTEGLFIHGQYTDQEAEKEASAILEKVGLSPDILSRYPHEFSGGQRQRIAIARALILKPEFVLLDEAVSALDVSNQAQVLSLLAQLKQEFGLSYLFVSHDLGIVKSISDKIAVMYLGRIVEIGSKEKIVERPSHPYTKALFGAVFEVENRKIRKSPLQGEVPSILNKPKGCHFHTRCPIAQPICSQEIPKWKEIGNGQKSFCHFPDGN, encoded by the coding sequence CTGTTAGAGATCAAGAACCTTCATGTAAGCTACGGAAAGGAAACCTTCTTCGGAAGGGAAAAGTCCAGCCTCAAGGCCGTCGAAGATGTAAGCCTGGAATTAGAACAAGGCGAGACCTTTAGTCTTGTTGGAGAATCAGGTTGCGGCAAATCCACCCTAGGACGAGCGGTGCTTCGCCTATTAAAACCCGATTCGGGATCCATCTTCTTTCAGGGACAAGAGATCCTCGGGCTAAAAGAGAAAGACTTTCTGCATTTTAGAAAGAAGATACAGATCGTATTTCAAGATCCTTACTCGTCTTTAAATCCGCGCAGGAATATTAAGGATATCTTAACTGAAGGCCTGTTCATTCACGGGCAGTACACGGACCAGGAAGCGGAGAAAGAAGCGTCTGCAATTCTCGAAAAAGTCGGACTCTCTCCCGATATCCTAAGCAGATACCCTCATGAATTTTCCGGAGGACAGAGACAGAGGATCGCAATTGCAAGGGCCTTGATCCTAAAACCGGAGTTCGTACTCTTAGACGAAGCGGTCTCCGCCTTGGACGTTTCCAACCAAGCACAGGTGCTTTCCCTGCTCGCTCAGCTTAAACAAGAATTCGGTCTTTCTTACCTATTCGTTTCTCACGACCTGGGGATCGTTAAATCTATTTCGGATAAGATCGCAGTCATGTATTTGGGAAGGATCGTGGAGATCGGGAGCAAGGAGAAGATCGTAGAAAGACCTTCGCATCCTTATACGAAGGCTTTGTTCGGTGCAGTCTTTGAAGTCGAAAATCGAAAAATAAGAAAATCTCCCTTACAAGGAGAGGTCCCGAGCATTCTAAACAAACCGAAGGGATGTCATTTTCATACTCGTTGTCCGATCGCACAGCCAATCTGTTCACAAGAGATCCCAAAATGGAAGGAAATCGGTAACGGACAGAAATCCTTTTGTCACTTTCCCGACGGAAACTAA
- a CDS encoding phosphoadenylyl-sulfate reductase: MSPSELEAKIQGLSLEESLAKIAKEFPGEAVFSTSFGLEDQVITHAIYSQNLDIRIFTLDTGRLFSETYELHKRTNGMYGKKIQTFFPDAQAVEDLVNEKGPDSFYDSIENRKECCHIRKVVPLNRALKGAKVWITGIRNDQSGSREDLPQVELDGGRGILKFHPILSWSWDRVQQYVHDNRIPYNPLHDKGYPSIGCAPCTRSIQPGEDFRAGRWWWENEVTKECGLHWVDGKLVRKKGSQA, encoded by the coding sequence ATGAGTCCCTCCGAGCTGGAAGCTAAAATACAAGGCTTAAGTCTGGAAGAATCCCTTGCCAAGATCGCAAAGGAGTTCCCAGGAGAGGCGGTTTTCTCGACCAGCTTTGGTTTAGAAGATCAGGTCATCACCCACGCCATTTATTCCCAGAACCTGGATATTCGCATTTTTACATTAGATACGGGGCGCCTATTCAGCGAGACCTATGAGCTTCACAAGAGGACCAACGGCATGTATGGGAAGAAGATACAGACCTTCTTTCCGGATGCGCAAGCGGTAGAAGATCTCGTGAACGAAAAAGGTCCCGACTCCTTTTACGATTCGATTGAAAATCGAAAAGAATGCTGCCATATTCGTAAGGTGGTTCCCTTGAATCGAGCGCTGAAAGGCGCGAAAGTTTGGATCACCGGGATCAGAAACGATCAATCCGGCTCTAGAGAAGATCTTCCGCAAGTAGAGTTGGATGGAGGAAGAGGGATCTTAAAATTCCATCCAATCCTAAGCTGGTCTTGGGACCGTGTGCAACAGTATGTGCACGACAATCGCATTCCTTATAACCCTTTGCATGATAAAGGCTATCCTAGTATCGGATGTGCTCCTTGCACTCGCTCTATCCAACCAGGAGAAGACTTTAGAGCGGGCCGTTGGTGGTGGGAAAACGAAGTCACCAAAGAATGCGGATTGCATTGGGTCGACGGAAAACTGGTAAGAAAAAAAGGATCACAAGCATGA
- a CDS encoding ABC transporter ATP-binding protein: MKKESILTVSDLNLELLKEGEYVPLLENISFDIKKGETLALVGESGCGKSVCSVALTKLLPLNLFRYSKGEVLFEGKDLLKADSNSLRNVRGNKIAYIFQEPFSALNPLLKIKEQMCEAFISHQLGSRKEAEEKAEYLLASVGITDIKMRMNCYPHQLSGGILQRVGIGMSLMCDPELLIADEPTSALDVTVQAQLVDLLLKLKEKLSLSVLFISHDFGLVSHIADRICVLYAGRVAEIGSVDDVLDHPSHPYTKDLLNSLPSRFAKTGIFQPIEGRVPSPGNYPNGCHYSNRCRHAFADCNNSKPTLKNQNGHEHLSACFLNEKKEVLS, translated from the coding sequence ATGAAGAAGGAAAGCATTCTCACCGTATCCGATCTCAATCTGGAACTTCTGAAAGAAGGAGAGTACGTTCCTTTATTGGAGAATATCTCTTTCGATATCAAGAAGGGAGAGACTCTTGCTCTAGTCGGAGAATCCGGCTGTGGCAAATCCGTCTGTTCTGTTGCATTAACCAAACTTCTTCCGTTGAACTTGTTTCGCTATTCCAAGGGAGAGGTATTATTCGAAGGCAAGGATCTGTTAAAAGCGGACTCTAACTCGCTTCGAAATGTCCGAGGAAACAAGATCGCTTATATCTTCCAAGAACCCTTCTCCGCATTGAATCCTTTGTTAAAGATCAAAGAACAAATGTGCGAGGCTTTTATTTCTCACCAATTAGGAAGTCGCAAAGAGGCCGAAGAAAAAGCGGAATACCTTTTAGCTTCGGTGGGAATTACCGATATAAAGATGCGGATGAATTGTTATCCCCATCAATTGAGCGGCGGGATCCTACAAAGAGTCGGGATAGGAATGTCCTTAATGTGCGATCCTGAATTACTGATCGCCGATGAGCCTACCTCCGCTTTGGATGTGACCGTTCAAGCTCAGCTTGTGGATCTGCTACTAAAATTAAAAGAGAAGCTCAGCCTGTCCGTCCTGTTCATCTCTCATGATTTCGGATTGGTCAGCCATATCGCCGATCGGATCTGCGTTCTATATGCCGGAAGAGTGGCGGAGATCGGAAGCGTGGATGATGTATTGGATCATCCTTCCCATCCTTACACAAAGGATCTGCTGAATTCCCTCCCATCTCGATTTGCAAAAACAGGGATCTTCCAACCGATCGAAGGAAGAGTCCCTTCTCCCGGAAACTATCCGAACGGTTGTCATTATTCGAATCGTTGCAGACATGCATTTGCCGATTGCAACAATTCCAAACCTACATTAAAGAACCAGAATGGACATGAGCATCTTTCCGCTTGTTTCTTGAATGAGAAGAAGGAGGTCTTGTCGTGA
- a CDS encoding lipocalin-like domain-containing protein: protein MRLSNIDQKTKSRRKFLSSVLPILFLSILFFAADQDRFAADPAKVEHKDKAFKGFKFPQDHLFHKGYKVEWCYFIGILDTDQGKQLGYELSFFRAYLGSKVAVYPVHFAISDMSDETHKFTQTLERELGDVAGQNTTSLWSGDYRMEVTGPGSITISAFPRTEAGFGLELELSSKPKDVLVHGKNGKSFKSRTNPKFYSHYYSVPRMETKGSLYLEGKEYNVRSGTSWMDHEWSSPEGSEANFDLSSKDISWDWICIQMEDGSDIMAFNFRSKSSPVAETFGTYRGPDGKVILFEKENELSFQSEDKTWKSKVTNISYKLKWKLISDRFKLNISPKFEEQEFDARSSTGLAYWEGGVNVSGEIDGKTVKGIGYLELKPSR, encoded by the coding sequence ATGCGCCTGAGTAATATAGATCAAAAAACAAAAAGCCGGAGAAAATTCCTCTCTTCCGTTCTTCCTATCCTTTTTCTTTCCATTTTATTTTTTGCCGCAGATCAGGACAGATTTGCAGCCGATCCTGCAAAGGTTGAACACAAAGATAAGGCCTTCAAAGGATTTAAATTCCCACAAGATCATTTGTTCCACAAAGGTTATAAGGTCGAATGGTGTTATTTCATCGGGATCTTGGATACAGACCAAGGAAAGCAACTCGGCTACGAGCTTAGTTTCTTTCGTGCGTATCTAGGCTCCAAGGTTGCCGTATATCCCGTACATTTTGCAATCTCCGATATGAGCGACGAAACGCATAAATTTACGCAGACTCTGGAAAGAGAGTTAGGCGATGTAGCGGGACAAAACACAACTTCTCTTTGGAGCGGCGATTATCGGATGGAAGTTACCGGTCCCGGAAGTATCACCATCTCCGCATTTCCGAGAACGGAGGCTGGTTTCGGTTTAGAACTGGAACTTTCTTCCAAGCCTAAGGATGTTTTGGTTCACGGAAAGAATGGAAAATCTTTCAAGAGCAGGACGAATCCGAAATTCTACTCTCATTATTATAGCGTCCCTCGAATGGAAACCAAGGGTTCTCTCTATTTAGAAGGAAAAGAATACAATGTAAGATCCGGCACGAGTTGGATGGATCATGAATGGAGTAGCCCAGAAGGTTCAGAAGCGAACTTCGATCTTTCTTCTAAGGATATTTCTTGGGATTGGATCTGTATCCAAATGGAAGATGGATCGGATATCATGGCCTTCAATTTTAGAAGCAAATCGTCCCCGGTGGCGGAGACATTCGGAACGTACAGAGGACCGGACGGCAAGGTAATCCTTTTCGAAAAAGAGAACGAGTTGAGTTTTCAGTCGGAAGATAAGACCTGGAAGAGCAAGGTCACGAATATTTCCTATAAATTAAAATGGAAATTAATTTCCGATCGTTTCAAACTGAATATCTCTCCTAAATTCGAGGAGCAAGAATTCGACGCTCGCAGCAGCACCGGTCTGGCATATTGGGAAGGCGGAGTGAACGTGAGCGGGGAAATAGACGGAAAAACCGTAAAAGGGATCGGGTATTTAGAGCTAAAACCTTCTCGTTAA
- a CDS encoding ABC transporter permease subunit yields MRNYFLKRMILILPTILGITFIVFILSHLAPGGPLEREIAKLRGYGSAEGAQAKRISTEEIDLLKKKLHLDKPLPVAYLYWLSEVAQLDLGESRLHSRPVDELIFEKIPVSLTFGLSGFLISYLICIPLGITKAIRSGESFDNSTSIIILIAYSIPVFALSMLLLFVFASGEVFSWFPLGHEISDEYEGLGFFEKIVDRLDHMFLPVICYVASSFAVLTLLMKNSLLDQISKEYVRTAMSKGLSFKDAIYKHAFRNSLIPIATGFGSNLSLILAGSLIIELVFSIDGIGLLSFQAVTERDTDLMMGLLLIQSLLSLVGNILSDLCYVLIDPRINFDA; encoded by the coding sequence ATGAGAAACTATTTTCTAAAAAGAATGATCCTGATCCTTCCTACCATCCTAGGGATCACTTTTATAGTATTCATCCTCTCTCATCTCGCCCCCGGCGGTCCCTTAGAAAGAGAGATCGCAAAGTTAAGAGGCTACGGAAGTGCGGAAGGAGCCCAGGCAAAGAGGATCAGTACAGAAGAGATCGATCTTCTGAAAAAGAAACTCCATTTGGACAAACCACTTCCTGTCGCTTATTTGTATTGGTTATCCGAAGTAGCGCAACTAGATCTCGGAGAATCTAGATTGCATTCCCGTCCCGTAGACGAATTGATCTTCGAAAAGATCCCTGTGTCTCTTACCTTCGGGCTTTCCGGATTTTTGATCTCTTATCTGATCTGTATTCCACTAGGGATCACCAAGGCCATTCGCAGTGGGGAAAGTTTCGATAATAGTACAAGCATTATCATTCTGATCGCGTATTCCATTCCCGTCTTTGCACTATCCATGCTACTCCTGTTCGTATTCGCTTCGGGGGAAGTATTCTCCTGGTTCCCACTCGGACATGAGATCTCCGACGAGTACGAAGGCCTTGGCTTCTTCGAGAAGATCGTAGATCGCTTAGATCATATGTTCCTGCCGGTGATCTGTTACGTGGCAAGTTCCTTTGCGGTTCTCACTCTACTAATGAAGAATTCTCTCTTGGATCAGATCTCCAAAGAATATGTTCGTACTGCGATGTCCAAAGGCCTGTCCTTCAAGGACGCCATCTACAAGCATGCGTTCCGAAATAGCTTGATCCCGATCGCGACAGGATTCGGTTCTAATCTGAGTTTAATACTCGCAGGGTCTCTTATCATAGAACTAGTCTTTAGTATAGACGGGATCGGGCTACTTAGCTTCCAAGCGGTGACGGAAAGAGATACGGATCTGATGATGGGACTTCTTCTTATACAGAGCCTTCTTTCCTTAGTGGGAAATATTCTCTCCGATCTTTGTTACGTACTCATAGATCCTAGGATCAATTTCGACGCATGA
- a CDS encoding sulfatase produces MGSYKKNILGMVSKYSVWVVPSVILLTDVIVRDEILPSFKPLQWAFYFLSFVYSVILYSAAIIALRLLHQLKSKTIYFIALFFLVNFYTFAIIGSYGYYSYTGIMPNFFVFSFIFNEPLNSWTILAGGVTKGAVFGGIALFVLIGISLWQTTIKEPLKYKYQVPVRISVIVLFLAISAFLHNNTRFNDQVYVSDTNTIAFVWRNLYNHLTGDSLGSAGLQSRNKPKLGRLNSNPNFNVLLIVTESLRKLNLNIYDYDKRITTPFLSKLIAGADPNRYFLFKKAYSNSSSTLLSFPSILTGVSPSQPVPMTHTYPLFWEYGKAANYSTFYITSHNLQWNNFEGFFRNSGIDLLWDKEKSGLKVFNDIGIDDRETVKEFRRYLSELKAEKKKFAGVLHFNTNHFPYIVPEDSQEFAVDSPVDQYDNSVRHMDKLLEEVYGFLKEDGFLENTVVVFTSDHGEALFEHDYLGHIDSNYIETVSIPMLLYIPPVLKDSVNLQAIRRNTEKPVANTDLIPTIIDILNLENDVSVRNYTSHLEGKSLIKDISGDRRIIITNNNEISLYKVGISYIKGNYHYIMNMTSSPAQERLFDLSTDPQELKDLWATTSEDSKIRYREEVLDCNVCVDLFASQGIPFRRTETEAVNLRGGTLVKPASF; encoded by the coding sequence ATGGGATCATATAAAAAGAATATTCTAGGGATGGTTTCTAAGTATTCCGTCTGGGTCGTGCCTTCGGTTATCCTTCTTACTGACGTAATTGTAAGGGACGAGATCTTGCCTAGCTTTAAGCCTTTACAGTGGGCGTTTTATTTTCTCTCTTTCGTTTACTCAGTGATTCTTTATTCCGCTGCGATCATTGCATTAAGATTATTGCATCAACTTAAATCTAAGACGATCTATTTCATTGCACTCTTTTTCTTAGTGAACTTTTATACATTTGCGATCATCGGATCATACGGATATTATTCTTATACTGGGATCATGCCGAACTTCTTTGTGTTCTCCTTTATATTCAACGAGCCTCTGAATAGCTGGACCATTCTTGCAGGAGGAGTCACTAAAGGCGCTGTCTTTGGAGGAATTGCGTTATTCGTCCTTATAGGGATCTCCCTTTGGCAAACAACCATTAAGGAACCTTTAAAGTATAAATACCAAGTTCCCGTTCGGATCTCTGTGATTGTGCTCTTCTTGGCGATCAGCGCCTTCTTACATAATAATACCCGATTTAACGATCAGGTCTATGTTTCCGATACGAATACGATCGCTTTCGTTTGGAGGAACTTGTACAACCATCTCACTGGAGACAGTCTCGGTTCTGCCGGACTCCAATCTAGGAACAAACCTAAGTTAGGAAGACTGAACTCGAACCCGAACTTCAACGTTCTATTGATCGTTACCGAAAGCCTTAGAAAACTGAATCTGAATATTTACGATTACGATAAAAGGATCACGACTCCCTTCTTATCCAAGTTAATTGCAGGTGCAGATCCGAATCGTTACTTCTTATTTAAGAAGGCGTATTCCAATTCTAGTTCTACTTTATTGTCCTTTCCTAGTATTTTAACAGGTGTTTCTCCTTCTCAACCTGTTCCGATGACCCACACATATCCTTTATTCTGGGAATATGGAAAGGCTGCGAATTATTCTACCTTCTATATCACCAGTCATAATCTGCAGTGGAATAATTTTGAAGGCTTCTTTAGGAATTCAGGCATCGACCTTCTTTGGGACAAGGAGAAGAGCGGGCTCAAAGTATTCAATGATATCGGGATCGACGACCGGGAGACTGTAAAAGAATTCAGACGATACCTTTCCGAATTGAAAGCGGAGAAGAAGAAGTTCGCGGGAGTCCTTCATTTCAATACAAACCATTTCCCTTATATAGTCCCGGAAGATTCCCAAGAATTTGCAGTCGATAGCCCTGTAGATCAATACGATAATTCAGTACGTCATATGGACAAACTCCTGGAGGAAGTCTACGGATTCTTAAAAGAAGACGGTTTCCTAGAGAACACCGTAGTCGTCTTCACCTCCGACCATGGAGAGGCCTTGTTTGAGCACGATTACTTGGGACATATAGATAGCAATTATATCGAGACAGTCTCTATTCCTATGCTTCTTTACATTCCTCCTGTGCTGAAGGATTCAGTGAACCTGCAAGCCATTCGTAGGAATACGGAAAAGCCCGTTGCGAATACGGACCTGATCCCGACCATCATAGACATTCTGAATTTAGAGAATGATGTAAGTGTTCGAAATTACACTTCTCATCTAGAAGGAAAATCCCTGATCAAGGATATCAGCGGTGATAGAAGGATCATCATTACCAATAATAACGAGATCTCTCTCTATAAAGTCGGGATCAGTTATATCAAAGGGAATTATCATTATATAATGAATATGACTTCTAGTCCTGCGCAAGAACGTCTATTCGATCTTTCGACAGATCCTCAGGAACTGAAAGATCTATGGGCAACTACAAGTGAGGATTCCAAGATACGTTATAGAGAGGAAGTCCTAGATTGCAATGTCTGCGTGGATCTTTTCGCATCTCAAGGAATTCCTTTCCGAAGAACGGAAACTGAGGCCGTAAACCTAAGAGGAGGAACCCTGGTAAAACCGGCTTCCTTCTAA
- a CDS encoding lysophospholipid acyltransferase family protein, whose amino-acid sequence MSNPVPRSERKKVKKFFQYVFARMIVGSFSFLPYVFRGKVLYYLVLFLAKVTGAVRKRMEKHIRLAFPEKTEAEIQGYIQHNLRVLSHMANEFCEEPRMNQAFIDKWVELLPNKETHERILSQGGILVLGHLGNWETMGVSLCYTVPKANNLYVFAKRQSNPWSNAWIERNRASQNISLIYTDESPRKALTLLKQKKLVAFISDQDAGKTGTFFPFLGNLASTFMGPATFARMTDAPIIFCSSWYDETGKLYFHLEEFERPDLDPRKEPELWEREFTYRWVKRLEKEVHAHPADYFWLHRRWHTKPENKEELDRFWKEYEARSAEKKQGSGSSV is encoded by the coding sequence ATGTCCAACCCGGTTCCTAGAAGCGAAAGAAAGAAAGTAAAGAAGTTCTTTCAGTATGTTTTCGCGAGAATGATCGTAGGCAGCTTTTCCTTCCTTCCATATGTTTTTAGAGGCAAGGTTCTATATTACCTCGTGCTTTTCTTAGCAAAAGTAACAGGTGCCGTTCGGAAACGAATGGAAAAGCATATCCGTCTCGCTTTTCCGGAAAAGACCGAAGCGGAGATCCAAGGGTACATCCAGCACAATCTCAGAGTACTCTCTCATATGGCCAATGAGTTCTGCGAAGAACCTCGGATGAACCAGGCATTCATAGACAAATGGGTGGAACTTCTTCCCAATAAAGAAACTCATGAACGCATCTTGAGCCAGGGAGGGATCTTAGTATTGGGCCACTTGGGGAATTGGGAGACCATGGGAGTTAGCCTTTGCTATACGGTTCCCAAAGCGAATAATCTATATGTATTCGCAAAAAGGCAGAGCAATCCTTGGTCCAATGCTTGGATAGAAAGGAATCGAGCGAGCCAAAACATCAGTTTGATCTATACGGATGAAAGTCCTAGAAAGGCCCTCACTCTATTGAAGCAAAAAAAGCTAGTCGCATTTATCTCCGATCAGGATGCAGGAAAGACAGGGACCTTCTTTCCATTCCTAGGAAATCTTGCGTCTACCTTTATGGGTCCTGCAACGTTTGCTAGAATGACCGATGCCCCCATTATTTTCTGTAGTAGCTGGTACGACGAAACTGGGAAGCTGTACTTTCATCTAGAAGAATTTGAAAGACCGGATCTGGACCCTAGAAAGGAACCGGAACTTTGGGAGAGAGAATTCACCTATAGATGGGTCAAGCGCTTAGAGAAAGAAGTACACGCGCATCCAGCGGATTATTTCTGGTTACATAGACGCTGGCATACGAAACCGGAAAATAAGGAAGAGCTGGATCGTTTTTGGAAAGAGTACGAGGCCCGTTCTGCGGAGAAGAAGCAGGGCTCGGGCAGCTCCGTATAA